In one window of Macrobrachium nipponense isolate FS-2020 chromosome 2, ASM1510439v2, whole genome shotgun sequence DNA:
- the LOC135221170 gene encoding histone H2A-like, with protein sequence MSGRGKGGKVKGKSKSRSSRAGLQFPVGRIHRLLRKGNYAERVGAGAPVYLAAVMEYLAAEVLELAGNAARDNKKTRIIPRHLQLAIRNDEELNKLLSGVTIAQGGVLPNIQAVLLPKKTEKKNIMENLTCCLFDLGVLFLRFFNFTITVATTGTWSLLQSATGSL encoded by the exons ATGTCTGGTCGCGGCAAAGGAGGCAAAGTCAAGGGAAAGTCAAAGTCCCGCAGCAGCAGAGCTGGCCTTCAGTTTCCCGTGGGACGTATCCACCGTCTGTTGCGCAAGGGCAACTATGCTGAACGTGTAGGAGCAGGAGCTCCAGTCTACCTGGCTGCAGTCATGGAGTACTTGGCTGCTGAGGTCCTCGAGTTGGCCGGCAATGCTGCCCGTGATAACAAGAAGACCAGGATCATCCCCCGTCACTTGCAGCTGGCCATTCGCAACGATGAAGAACTCAACAAGTTGCTGTCTGGCGTGACCATCGCCCAGGGAGGTGTCCTGCCTAACATCCAGGCAGTTCTCTTGCCCAAGAAGACCGAGAAGAAGAATATCATGGAGAATCTTACCTG TTGCCTCTTTGATTTAGGTGTACTCTTCCTCAGATTTTTCAACTTCACCATCACTGTTGCTACAACTGGTACATGGTCACTATTACAATCAGCTACCGG atctctatga